A genomic segment from Nicotiana tabacum cultivar K326 chromosome 7, ASM71507v2, whole genome shotgun sequence encodes:
- the LOC107829089 gene encoding bifunctional protein FolD 4, chloroplastic: MASSPVTMMKIKVHDCSPPSTAAARLLPFFRRHQIHFRSSVGPLQNPCFPRTIITRASRSSFSSSSVITASMTTEASAKVIDGKKIAKDVRDEITAEISRMKDSIGVVPGLAVVLVGDRKDSATYVRNKKKACEAVGIKSYEVCLPEDSTEEEVLKYISGFNDDPMVHGILVQLPLPSHMNEQNILNAVCIEKDVDGFHPLNIGRLAMRGREPLFVPCTPKGCIELLHRYNVEIKGKRAVVVGRSNIVGTPAALLLQREDATVSIVHSRTKKPEEITRQADIIISAVGQPNMVRGSWIKPGAVIIDVGINPVEDATNPRGYRLVGDVCYEEASKVASAITPVPGGVGPMTIAMLLSNTLLSAKRIHNFN, translated from the exons ATGGCGTCATCTCCGGTAACAATGATGAAGATAAAGGTACACGACTGCTCTCCGCCGTCAACCGCCGCAGCTCGGCTCCTACCGTTTTTTCGGCGCCACCAAATTCACTTCCGTTCCTCTGTGGGTCCCCTTCAGAACCCATGTTTTCCCAGAACCATCATCACGCGTGCATCTCGCTCATCTTTTTCCTCTTCCTCCGTCATCACTG CCTCAATGACTACTGAGGCATCAGCAAAAGTTATTGATGGGAAAAAAATTGCAAAAGATGTCAGAGATGAAATAACTGCTGAAATATCTAGGATGAAAGATTCGATAGGTGTTGTTCCTGGCCTGGCAGTTGTACTTGTTGGGGACAGGAAGGATTCTGCAACTTACGTCCGCAACAAGAAAAAAGCTTGTGAAGCTGTTGGGATCAAATCGTATGAAGTGTGTTTGCCTGAAGACTCAACAGAAGAAGAAGTTCTCAAGTATATCTCAGGCTTCAATGATGATCCTATGGTTCATGGAATTCTTGTTCAGCTACCGTTACCCTCT CATATGAATGAACAGAACATCTTAAATGCTGTTTGCATTGAGAAGGATGTGGATGGATTCCACCCACTAAATATTGGCCGGCTAGCGATGCGAGGTAGAGAACCATTATTTGTTCCATGTACACCTAAAGGATGCATTGAGTTGCTGCATCGGTATAATGTGGAGATCAAGGGGAAAAGAGCTGTTGTTGTTGGCAGGAGTAATATCGTCGGAACGCCGGCTGCTCTGCTTCTGCAG AGGGAAGATGCCACTGTCAGCATTGTCCATTCCAGAACCAAGAAACCTGAGGAGATCACGAGACAAGCAGATATCATAATCTCAGCTGTAGGTCAACCAAACATGGTTAGAGGCAGCTGGATCAAGCCTGGGGCTGTGATTATTGATGTCGGGATCAATCCTGTTGAG GATGCTACAAATCCTCGTGGCTATCGGCTAGTTGGAGATGTTTGTTATGAAGAGGCCAGCAAAGTTGCTTCAGCTATCACTCCTGTTCCTGGGGGAGTTGGACCCATGACTATAGCAATGCTTCTCTCTAATACTTTGTTATCAGCAAAGCGAATTCACAACTTCAACTGA